The genomic segment GGCAACCTGGCGTTAGTATATAGAAAAAAAGGGCTTATTGATAAAGCGATAGATGAATGTAAACTTGCAATAAAATATGATCCTTATTCTTTTGAAACATATAATAATCTTGGGAATTTATATATTGATAAAGGGGATGTCGATCAAGCAATAGCAGAGTATCAAAATGTACTTAAAGAAAATGTTAATTACCCTGATGTGCATAATAACCTCGGAATTGCCTATCAAATAAAAGGTTATTTTGAAGAGGCAGAAAATCAATTCAAAACTGCAATAAAAATAAATCCGGATTTTTTCGATGCCCATTATAATTTAGGTGTTGCATATCATATGAAGGGGTTAGTTGATCAGGCGTTTGAACAATATCAATATGCCTTAAAAATTAATCCCGAATTTCCGGATGTTTACAATAATTTGGGGCTTATTTATATAGAAAAGGGGATGGTAGATTTGGCAATCGAATGTTTCAAAAAAGGCATTGTCCTTAACCCTCAATCCGTAGATGCATACACGAATTTAAATCTTGCATATCACAACAGTATTTTAATTAATAAGGCAATAGAGCGTTATAAGATTGCTTTAAAACTTAATCCAAGTATTGCAGATATAAATAATAATTTAGGAGTCTCATATCAAATGAAGGGAATGACAGACGAAGCAATAGAGAAATATAAAACAGCAATCAAGATAAAGCCTAACTTTCCGGATGCATATAATAATTTGGGCATTGCTTTTCTGACAAAAGGGTTAATGGATAAAGCTATAGAGCAGTACAATTTGGCTATTAGGTTCAAGCCGGATTACTATGAAGCATATAATAATCTTGCTTATGCATATCAGGTTAAGGGGCTAATGAAGAAAGCAATCAATTGTTATGAGAAGGCATTGACGATTAATCCAAATTCTTATGAAGCGCATAATAATTTAGGCTATGTCTATCAGTCTATGGGGTTACTTAAAGAAGCTATAGAGCATTATAGCACTGCTCTAAAACTTAATTCAAATCTATCAGGACTTAAGAAAACTATAAAAGAACTTGCCGCTGTCACGAGTTCGTGACGATATTAGGTGTCCCTTTCGGACAAGATACAGCCGAAGCAAACGGATATTTCTACTTTGCCTTGACAACATTAAGAAATATCTTGACGCCTTATGGCTTTTCTATTATTTAATATCGAGTATTCATTCGATAATTTTGTGCTTTTTGA from the Candidatus Schekmanbacteria bacterium genome contains:
- a CDS encoding tetratricopeptide repeat protein; its protein translation is NLNIDHVYLLINSFLDAKFIFGISVWIILLLAVLLTFRRQRILSFSILWFLITISPHLLIRLKDLMAERWMYLPLCALSFFFSAIIISLYKFKYRKISMSLFYLMILLLIFGTIDRNKIYGSVTSIWADTVNKSPDKERPHNNLGVGYLNEGLNEKAMEEFQFALKINPDFSDAHGNLALVYRKKGLIDKAIDECKLAIKYDPYSFETYNNLGNLYIDKGDVDQAIAEYQNVLKENVNYPDVHNNLGIAYQIKGYFEEAENQFKTAIKINPDFFDAHYNLGVAYHMKGLVDQAFEQYQYALKINPEFPDVYNNLGLIYIEKGMVDLAIECFKKGIVLNPQSVDAYTNLNLAYHNSILINKAIERYKIALKLNPSIADINNNLGVSYQMKGMTDEAIEKYKTAIKIKPNFPDAYNNLGIAFLTKGLMDKAIEQYNLAIRFKPDYYEAYNNLAYAYQVKGLMKKAINCYEKALTINPNSYEAHNNLGYVYQSMGLLKEAIEHYSTALKLNSNLSGLKKTIKELAAVTSS